CGCCGTACCAGTAAAACATGAGCCTAtcacaataattaaaacaaaatgtCAAGAGAATTGTAGGCTAGTACACcattattaatcattacctcataATGAAACATTTGCGAATGGACTTAAAAACATTTGGTATAGACTACATTCCAAAATGCAATGTggttagtaaaaaaaaaagacattttgCCAAGGCAGGGATGAGTGGCCAACACTGAGATGCGTGTGGATGCATAAATTCTTCCCCCCTGTCAAATGTCAttacactttttggtgttttgtgtaacaaatgtctctttccattcaccacTGTTTGGAGGTTGTAGATATGTTGCGAGTGGATGAACGTGCAAGGGTAGCCTAGTAAAGGAGCCCTTAAAAcgattgtttgacaatcagataaaaacatcatgactggttgtgtttatgccacaataAAAGATGAACACAtttgagaaatatgcttttttgtgtatgtggaacatttctgggttcatgaaacgtgggaccaacactttacatgttgcatttatattttcttcagtgtactttgtatccctcatttactcaagagtttcctttattttggcagttacctgtacatctgATCGTTGTACAACCATGTACAAGCCGAGCTGCAGAGATTTGTAACAGCGTGGGGTAAGATAGCTGATGATgcctttgatttgttgaacaaCATTTTTGGCATCCATGATTTAAAAGAAATCTTGAGGAATCAAATGTAGATACTTCTGATCTATGGGTTACATGAAACACGGGCACTCTTAGCCTTTGGATATGACTGATGTTTCATCACCTTTGTTAACCTATGTCACAGAGGTTGGAGAAAAAGCTGCTTGTCCCTATCAGGGATGACATCTTTAATATTTCATTTGGTAATCATGTTGTAATTCATGCCTCAGTACACCATATTTTGCCTGCTTAAACATTTCATGGATGACATATGCAAATTACTATTTGATTATTCAAGCAGAGATTTCTGAAATCTCAGGGTGTGAGGACAACCATCTCATAGCAAGAGTGTAGCAGAAAGAACACAGCACAGTGacacagtggcttgcgaaagtattcacccccttggcatctTTCATATTTTTTTGCCTTACAACCTTGAATTAAAATAGacttttggggggtttgtatcatttgatttacacaacatgcctaccactttgaagatgtcaattttatttatttattgtgaagcaatcaagaaataagacaaaaaaacagaacttgagtgtgcataactattcacccccacacccccctctgggatttttgcccattcttcaaattggatgggttctgctggtgtacagcaatctgtattggattaaggtctgggctttgactaggccattccaagacatttaaatgtttccccttaaacctctcgagtgttgctttagcagtatgcttagggtattgtactgctggaaggtgaacctctgtcccagtctcaaatctctggaagactgaaacaggtttccctcaagaatttccctgtattcaGCGCCATCCATCAATCCTTCTATTCTGACCAgttttcccagtccctgccaatgaaaatggatggtgttctcggccagtctccagatctcaaccccatagaaaatctttggaaggagttgAAAATCTGTGTTGCccaacaacagccccaaaacatcactgctctagaggagatctgcatggaggaatgggccaaaataccagcaacagtgtgtgaaccttgtgaagaacgtttgacctctgtcattgccaacaaagggtatataacaaagtattgagataaacttttgttattgaccaaatacttattttccaccataatttgcaaataaattcattaaatcctacaatgtgattttctggattttttttctcattttgtctgtcatagttgaagtgtacctatgatgaaaattacaggcctctctcatctttttaagtgggagaacttgcacaattggtggctgactaaatacttttttgcgccactgtatactgagatcatatgacacttagattgtacacaggcggactttatttaactaattatgtgagttctgaaggtaattggttgcaccagatcttatttaggggcttcatagcaaagggggtgaatgcacatgcacgcaccacttttccaatttttgttttttagaattttttgaaacaagttttttttcatttcacttcaccaatttggactattttgtgtatgtccattacatgaaatccaaataaaaatcaatttaaattacaggttgtaatagagcaaaataggaaaaatgccaagggggttgaatatttttgcaaggcactgtatatccctcACAGCAGACAAAACAAATCACATGAGCCTCTGTTTCAGTTCAGTTGCACCAGAGATAATCAGAGTGGTCAGATTAGATATCTGTGTTGATCTGACACTCTGTTCTGTCCGTGTCCCACTCTATCCCCTCCCCCTTCTGCCATGAGGTAGGGTCCCTCTGAAGCCCTGAGAGACATACCATAATCCCAGCGCACGGGACACAGCTGGGACTCAACGTCCTGCTCTTTCACACTCCATTCCACACAACTACGCACAGGGATGTTCTGTCCCACCTCCAGACCTCATGCTCTCCAGCCTGCCCATCTGTGTCTGCAGAGGTATAGGGTCACCAGGggacctctctctgcctctctccccagctCCAGTCCACAGAGGGATCCCAGAGGGAACCAAACACCACAGAGCTCAGTATGTCTTTCtggaactctctctctccgtcatcAGATCTTTAGGTTCAAGACTTAACAATCCAAGTATGATTAGGTCACTTGGCCACAGAAATATTTTTCAGGCTGTTATGCTTTTTGCTCTGCTGtccacacaccacatacacacttGTGTAAAGTATACACATACAATATTAACGCAATGTTGGAGAGCATTACTTAATAAATCCATTGACTAATCGTTTGCTCTATGCTAATTGTCATTCAGTAGCTGATTTCAAGTGTGTTTTCAGTCCAAATCCATCCCACCTATTAAAACATATATGATATGATCTCCTCTGAGCCTTTGTTCTCATCTGGAGCAGATTTTTCAGCCACATGAAAAGAGAGCTGCTGCTTTTATCAAAGTTGAAGAGAAGTGTTCAAAGGGATTTGATATCTCTCATCTCAACTCGCAGGTGCTTTAGAAAAGATTCAATGCGCCAAACTCACATTCCCTGACTTATGACTATTAGGACACAGGAAAAACACAAGTAGAATTAACATCAAAGGGATCCATTTTTTGTGTCTTCAACCTCAGCTTGTAAAGTAGATATATGTTAGGCAGTGTGTTGATGTTGTGGTGTTATTCTTTGGAAAAGCACTGACAATTTATACCAGAATAACAAACTCTCTGGGCTCTATTCAGACTTGAGATAAGTTGACTTAACAAGGACTTGAGTCTTTTATGTTTTACTTAAATCCATTTTTATTGACGTAGCCCTTAAACACTCACACCCGTATACGGGTATAACTGACAGAtattctgaacttgagcaccgtgcgtgacaagaagttgcccccatccCGGGAATTGGGCAACAtttgcaaatgttttgttttctgagtgagggaaatgttgTAAATTAAGATGActcaatgtattttgaaagaaTGAACAGATGTTCCTATTAACTCCAAACTGTTATAAACTACCAAACTACCATACTTATGTATTTTCATATTTATTATGTAAGAAACATTTAATTTTGGCCCTATCCATATATATGAGTGTAAAGAGTTAAAACTACATATCTCAAGTCTGAATCTGGCCCATAGAGTTGGTAACTCACCCTGTAGTCGCTGGCCGTGACGTAGAAGATGGGCTGGAAGGCCAGCCAGATGATACAGGTGGTGTACATGGTGAACCCAATGAACTTGGCCTCGTTGAAGTTCTCTGGACACTTCCTGGTCTTGAAGGCGTACACGGTACAGAGGATGATGAGGATGCAGTTGTAGGTGAGGGACATGAGCATGCTGGAGTCTTTGCTGTTGCACTTGAGGGTAACTATGTCCCTCCTCTCTGGGCTCACCTCCTTCCTGACCCCCGGGGTCTCCACCAGCAGccagaccaccaccaccaccagttgGCAAGAGATCAGACCCCCGCAGATGGCCACCTGGGAGGCAGGGCTGATGAACCTCGGCCGCTGGGCTCCATCCTTCACTCCGCTGAAGATGCGTGCGATGCGGTTGGTCTTGGTGAGGAGCGCTGAGTAGCAAACAGCGAAGGAGGTGCCCAGGCCAAGTCGACGTAGGGTACACACAGCCATGGAGGGCTTTGCGATATAGATGAAAGTCATGCTGTAGCACATCAGAACACCCAGCAGGAGAATGTAGGACACTTCCCGCCCACTGGCCTTCACCACGGGGGTGTCGTTGTGCTTGAGGAAGAGGCCAATGATGAAGAGTGTACACATCATGCCCAGGCAGGAGATGGTAACCGGGCCTATAGCCCAGGCGTCCTCCCAGCGGATGTACTCCTCAGGCAGGTTGTAGCAGCCCGTCAAGTTGGCCAGGGGCCATTCGCCAAACTTGCAGTCGGCGCAGGTGAACTCATCCATCAGGTACTGGTAGGACTGGCAAGGGATGCAGATCCAGCAGCACACGTCTCCAGGCTGCATGCTTTTCACCTCGTTCTTCCTGCAGGGGTCACTACACTGGGAGGTGGGTACAGCATGACCCTCCCAGGGGATCTGGCTGGTGTTGAAGGTCAGACTCTGGGCCCAGTAGCCCACCTTATGGTAGACGTAGCGCCCATCCTCTTTGTGGTAGTGGAATATGTTGTAGCGGCCCAGGCTGTCTCCAAAGGCATCGAACCTCACCATGTTCTCTGTGTCTGCTGGACGGAATGGAGCTGAAAGAGAAGTTGTGAAAGAGAAGACCATGGACGTGTTATGATAGTTGAAAGTCAAATAAGCAAATGAATGTCTATCCATAACAATACAATATATGATCAACCCTCTGAACTCTGACTAAGATTGGTATTTTGAATGAATTGTGTTTTTCTTTCCTAGCATTATGTGTACAATGAACCAAGGATCTTGGCGTCGACATGTTTTGATGGAATGAGCTTGTTTCTGCTTCATCACTTcacctctctgtatctccccTCTGACATTCCATTCCTTCCACATGGGATTGAACAGTGGCTGATGCATCGGGGACACAGGTGCAAACCCAGCATTTACATAATTGAAGCCAGAAGGTTGACTCTGTTTTCTTTGACACAGGTTTATTGCACTTTAATGTGAATGCGATTCAGAAGTCTGTTTTACTATTCAGGTGCCAAAAACTATGGGTTTACAGCAgattataccatggcattgttgaatactcatttCTTATTGGCTTGAAGGGAATGATTTCCCTATAACGCATAGCATGTCGCCatggtagaattcaatggctataaTTTATTCTTACATGTTTTGTTTGAATTGCTTTATAAAGCAAAAGTCGATTTCAAAACATTATTGGTGTTGTTGAATTAGATTTTTGTAAAAGCAAGCTAGGACTAATGGTTGGTTAGCTAAACAAGCACATCTGTTTGTTTAGTTACCACAGCAACTACTGTAGCGATCtagtaacaaggctatatacagggggaactggtactgagtcaatgtgcggggctacaggttagtcaaggtaattaagtaaatatgtacatgtatgtaggggtaaagtgactatgcctagataatagataataaacattAGCAGCAAcataaaaaggggggggggggtcaatgcaaatagtccgcttaccatgcggtagcagagagaacagtctatgactagggtggctggagtctttggcaatttgtagggccttcctctgacacctcatgttatagtggtcctggatggcgggaagcttggccccagtgatgtaatgggccatacggactaccctctgtagcgccttgtagATGGATGCCAaacagttgctataccaggcggtgatgcaaccagtggtgcagctgtataatatccttttgaggatctgaggacccttgacaaatcttttcagtctcttgagggggaataggtgttgtcgtgccctcttcacgactgtcttggtgtgtttggaccatgacagtttgttggtgatgtggacaccaacgaACTTGAgcctctcaatctgctccactacagccccgttgatgagaatgggggagtgcttggcgttgaacacatttctactctAAATGGCAATTTCTAGaggcaaatgtgttaaattatagaaCGGGTTGTTTGGATCCTGATTGGTTGATAGGGGACAACAACTCCCACAAAATACCATAATTCCACAGTTGCAGACAGGAAATTAATTAACTTTAACTCCCACTGGGAAAAAAAAGCTTCTACACATTATTTTTCCACACTACTATTTGGTTTGCAACAGTTGGGGTTTTATAAACCTACCAGTCTCCCTCCTCTATGACCTGTGCAACAATGTATAATTTTACAAATGTCATCTCTCCCGTGCGAGTAGGCTAGCCAGCCTAAGATTGAACAATGAACGTGAAACGAATAATTCACAAGGGAAACCGGCGCAAGGCAGCATATGTAGGCCTATTGGATATTTATTAAATCCTTATTTATTGAAGTTATTGTCTCTCATCATTTAATCTGAGATAGATAGCTACATGACAATTATATAGCAAAGTCGAATTAATAGAATGattagaatgaacgactgggtcaaaACATGAGAAAATAACTAACGACCAGCCCGCTTGGGTAGTAACTTCAGAATGCAAAAGTTATCCGATGCGGGCCTGGAGGCAAGGGAAATATCTGTGAGTGGCCATCGGTGTGAGAGCTCACTCAATAGTTATTGGCAGCCCCTAACATGGAGAACATAAAGTGCTGGCGCACCATTTTAGCTGGCAACGATGTGAGAGGGAAGTCCCTTTCTCCGCCAAAGAAGAGGAAATCACTGGCAGTCACTAACCAGTTCCAGGACCATGGAGAGTTCTTCTAATGGCGTGCCATCAACGGAAACTTCACTATTAACGGAAACTTCACGATTCACCCAGAAATCACCAGCTAGGTTGGTTAGCTCGGACTCGCCAACCATAAATTGTTGCCTATGTAGGAATATTGGATATTTATTAAATCATTCTTTATTGTAATTCTTGTTTCTCATCATCATTGCATGTCTGCTACATGCCAATGATTTGTTTAGCATAGCAACGTCGAATAAATAGAATGatttagaatgaacgactgggtcaaaacatgagaaaatacagtatatccataaaaattatgctgattcatgatttcgactggttTAAAAAAGCTGCCAgtctgtctcatcccgactcCCGAAACGTTCATTACCATAGGACAGCTAgagatcgaatttcaatattgaaacaatgttgcaaatgttggcgagacagacagcaaggttattaaaatctccactgttgaaaacaAAATGCTAGTCTAGAAGGGAGatcatgtctagatgcttttcCTGAGTAGATCTAGTATACAAATTGCCTGGCTGatctgatgagacagtggattgtgcagtcagatggaacagagtaaataggcatttcaacgtcatagatttatcctgtgttaatttgtggaatacggttttaaccaatcagcatccggGATTAGACTCACCCGTAGTATAACACACGATAATCTCCGGGTTCAAGGGcgttattgcttaattatagccatggtataaaagggataattaACTCGGGCTCCAtttgttctctggaaaataatgcaactcctTGGAAGGTCAGTTCCACTCACCTCACGCGTCATGGAATACACCTTCCACGTTGTTTATTATTTCCCTAGAACGCATAGCCTCTTGTTAATTATCCATTACTTCATCACCCTGGAATAAACAGTTACAATCACTTTGTACCATGTCAAAAAGATTGAAAATGAATAAATCCATAATGTCTAACTATGGAAAAACTATTTGCAAGCCATGTATAGAAATATCAATGTATTTATTGGATTTTTTTAGAACCATTCTTAGCTGAATAGGCCCGTTTCTTTTAACTAGAGGAAACATGGCTTTACTATGGATGAAGGATCATTTGTGACCCTGCTGTACTGCCTTCTCCCCACAGATGTCCATACACTTCAGGCCATTGGACGATTGTAGTCTTGTAGTCCAATCTGATGTCTTCTGACAGCAAGATCCCCTGGGGATCCATCTAAAAATCCATGAACGGCTGAGATGGATTGCTTGGGTAAAGCAACCCTCATGGACTTCAAACCACCCACCATTACTCATGCATGAAAATATTATTGCCTTTTACTCCAACAATACTTTAAGACTACTTACTCAGTCAATAGTTTAGTAGTTAGATAGTCAGAACATTTGGCTTGGTGGTGTTGTACAGATGTGTTGATGCTATAGGGTTTTAAATAAATGATCTGTTACACTTGCTAACTATCTCTGCTCACCACATGAATGAGAGTGTCGATGCCTGATGAAAGTGTTAATGTACAGTAATTCCTATTTGTGATATCCAGGTTCTGGGCCAAATCACTGTCCTCACACTCCAGGCAGATGAGATGTGTGACAAAATGAGCCTCAGAGAGTGAGGCTGGACATGGATGTTTCATCTTTGCAAATTGAATCGTTGCAAGCTGTTATCTTCAGCAGTATTATAAACAACAACTTGAATTAGTCATAGGACTGTTCCTATGTTTAGGTAGGAACTGATACAATGGATCTAATTTGATGTAATCAAATTTGTCACCAAGCAGGGCACTCATGGGTAGATTATGATTGCAAGATATCATGCAGTGTAGTTTTCATTTTCAACATTATGTGGTGAGAGGATAATTAGAGAAAAGGATAATATAGATAAACCAAATGAAGTACTAAAAAATCGAGTTGAATATGGTCTATTTGTTCTCTGGCAATATTCTAAAGAGAGGATACAGTTAAACTACGGAGGTCATGAAATGTTGTCAGCTGCTGGTGATTGTCATGCAAATCACTGCaggtctcacagtaattgacctttatttaacataAATACGTTTAGCATCTCCGGCTCCCACACTTAGCGGACC
This is a stretch of genomic DNA from Oncorhynchus clarkii lewisi isolate Uvic-CL-2024 chromosome 17, UVic_Ocla_1.0, whole genome shotgun sequence. It encodes these proteins:
- the LOC139369804 gene encoding metabotropic glutamate receptor 2-like, which translates into the protein MAEILRYFNWTYVSTVASEGDYGETGIDAFQQEARASQICIATSAKVSRSMNRYSYDQVIRSLQQKSNAKVVILFTRSEDARELLVAANRMNVSFIWVASDGWGRQDSVVRGSEAVADGAFTIELASYPILQFAEYFTGLNPYNNTRNPWFREFWENRFQCSLHDLGCGKHSLRDGLFEPESKIMFVVNAVYAMAHALHNMRQTLCPNSTTKVCDALKPGNGRRFYREYILKTKFDAPFRPADTENMVRFDAFGDSLGRYNIFHYHKEDGRYVYHKVGYWAQSLTFNTSQIPWEGHAVPTSQCSDPCRKNEVKSMQPGDVCCWICIPCQSYQYLMDEFTCADCKFGEWPLANLTGCYNLPEEYIRWEDAWAIGPVTISCLGMMCTLFIIGLFLKHNDTPVVKASGREVSYILLLGVLMCYSMTFIYIAKPSMAVCTLRRLGLGTSFAVCYSALLTKTNRIARIFSGVKDGAQRPRFISPASQVAICGGLISCQLVVVVVWLLVETPGVRKEVSPERRDIVTLKCNSKDSSMLMSLTYNCILIILCTVYAFKTRKCPENFNEAKFIGFTMYTTCIIWLAFQPIFYVTASDYRVQTTTMCISVSLSGSVVLGCLFAPKTHIILFQPQKNVTSLRVATTRFGVTTGPGSSFSQASASNIVPTVCNGREVVDSTTSSL